The following are encoded together in the Mammaliicoccus vitulinus genome:
- the gltX gene encoding glutamate--tRNA ligase — protein MSNKVRVRYAPSPTGYLHIGNARTALFNYLFAKHYDGDFVIRIEDTDIARNLEDGEASQFSNLEWLGLGWDESVNKDGGYGPYRQSERGHLYQPLIDQLLAEDKAYKCYMTSEELEAEREEQIARGEMPRYGGKHAHLTKEEQEAFEAEGRQPSIRFRVPQNTEYKFDDIVKGEVAFDSNGIGDWVICKKDGIPTYNFAVAIDDYYMEISHVIRGDDHISNTPKQLMIYEALGFEPPQFAHMTLIVNEDRKKLSKRDGQILQFIEQYKDLGYLPEAIFNFIGLLGWSPEGEEELFSKEEFIKIFDEKRLSKSPAFFDKKKLEWINNQYMKEKDSETVFEMTIPHMVKAGLLSESPSEAELSWARDLVGLYQQQMSYAGEIVPLSELFFREHLDFTEEAQEVLDGEQVPTVMAELVKQLETLEPFESAEIKKSIKAVQKETGIKGKQLFMPIRVAVSGQTHGPELPNTIELLGRDKVLARLKRFV, from the coding sequence ATGAGTAACAAAGTAAGAGTAAGATACGCGCCAAGTCCGACTGGTTACTTACACATCGGTAACGCAAGAACCGCATTATTTAACTATTTATTTGCTAAACATTATGATGGGGATTTTGTTATACGTATTGAAGATACTGATATAGCCAGAAATTTAGAAGACGGAGAAGCGTCACAATTTTCTAACCTTGAATGGTTAGGATTAGGATGGGATGAATCTGTCAATAAAGACGGAGGATATGGTCCATATCGCCAATCAGAGCGCGGACATTTATATCAACCATTAATTGACCAATTATTAGCCGAAGATAAAGCTTATAAATGTTATATGACTTCAGAAGAATTAGAAGCTGAACGCGAAGAACAAATCGCTAGAGGAGAAATGCCTCGTTACGGTGGTAAACACGCACATTTAACTAAAGAAGAACAAGAGGCTTTTGAAGCAGAAGGCAGACAACCAAGTATTCGTTTCAGAGTACCACAAAATACTGAATATAAGTTCGACGACATCGTTAAAGGTGAAGTTGCATTTGATTCAAATGGTATTGGTGACTGGGTTATTTGTAAAAAAGATGGTATACCAACTTATAACTTTGCTGTTGCAATTGATGATTATTATATGGAAATTTCTCACGTTATTCGTGGTGATGATCATATTTCAAACACGCCTAAACAACTTATGATATATGAAGCTTTAGGTTTTGAACCGCCACAATTTGCACACATGACGTTAATCGTTAATGAAGACCGCAAAAAATTAAGTAAACGTGATGGACAAATTCTACAGTTTATTGAACAATATAAAGATTTAGGTTATTTACCTGAAGCAATCTTTAATTTTATCGGATTATTAGGATGGTCTCCAGAAGGCGAAGAAGAACTCTTCTCTAAAGAAGAATTCATTAAAATCTTCGATGAAAAACGCCTTTCAAAATCACCAGCTTTCTTCGATAAGAAAAAATTAGAGTGGATTAATAACCAATACATGAAAGAAAAAGATTCTGAAACAGTCTTTGAAATGACAATTCCACATATGGTTAAAGCTGGTTTGTTATCAGAAAGTCCTTCAGAAGCGGAATTATCTTGGGCAAGAGATTTAGTAGGTTTATATCAACAACAAATGAGCTATGCAGGCGAAATTGTTCCGTTATCTGAACTATTTTTCAGAGAACATCTTGATTTCACTGAAGAAGCACAAGAAGTCTTAGATGGCGAACAAGTACCAACTGTAATGGCTGAGCTTGTAAAACAACTTGAAACTTTAGAGCCATTTGAATCAGCCGAAATTAAAAAATCTATTAAAGCAGTACAAAAAGAAACAGGCATCAAAGGTAAACAATTGTTTATGCCTATTCGAGTTGCTGTTTCAGGTCAAACACATGGCCCAGAGTTACCTAACACAATCGAGTTATTAGGTAGAGATAAAGTGTTAGCAAGATTAAAACGTTTCGTTTGA
- the ispD gene encoding 2-C-methyl-D-erythritol 4-phosphate cytidylyltransferase, with protein MGFTTIIPAAGQGKRMGTEINKLFLEVDGETIIRRTVSVFQEIEKCEQIFIAAHPNEVHLMEEHLKDFSKVAGVIPGGKERQHSINEVLKVLIDTEVVMVHDGARPFITHEKINQLYQETLKNNAVILAVQAKDTIKRVIDGVVEETYDRATMFQVQTPQSFSRNVILQAYNLAEKDGFIGTDDASLVERAGYKVHITNGDYDNIKITTHEDLIIADSILERRGNCDV; from the coding sequence TTGGGGTTTACTACGATAATACCAGCAGCTGGGCAAGGCAAAAGAATGGGAACCGAAATAAATAAATTATTCCTGGAAGTTGATGGAGAAACAATTATTCGAAGAACCGTGTCTGTTTTTCAAGAAATTGAGAAATGTGAACAAATTTTTATTGCTGCACATCCAAATGAAGTTCATTTAATGGAGGAACATTTAAAAGATTTCAGTAAAGTTGCTGGAGTTATTCCTGGTGGTAAAGAAAGACAACATAGTATCAATGAAGTATTAAAAGTATTAATAGATACAGAAGTTGTTATGGTTCATGATGGTGCTAGACCATTTATTACGCACGAAAAAATAAATCAGCTTTATCAAGAAACTTTAAAAAACAATGCTGTTATATTAGCAGTACAGGCTAAAGATACAATAAAAAGAGTAATCGATGGTGTTGTAGAAGAAACTTATGATCGAGCGACTATGTTTCAAGTACAAACACCTCAATCTTTTAGTAGGAATGTCATTTTACAGGCTTATAATTTAGCTGAAAAAGATGGGTTTATAGGTACTGATGATGCTTCGTTAGTAGAGCGAGCAGGGTACAAGGTACATATTACAAATGGCGATTATGATAACATCAAAATTACAACCCATGAAGACTTAATAATTGCTGATTCTATATTAGAAAGACGAGGTAATTGTGATGTTTAG
- a CDS encoding RNA polymerase sigma factor produces the protein MYDIITEQQLLKWIHAIQQGEKETFNQLLNVFEKDIIKRLNALRLSIEDKEDIAQVIRYKLYKQALTFDFQKEESFAHCVNVIIKNAKIDYIRKTKSEKYKLHTESLRIDELSSESYSLAERIYDINAPSFEDAMLIESFLLYLFKCKKLTTMEANVVKLTLQGKTKKEISTELNIPVKHIYNAQYQLKKKLNKAEITSALFDN, from the coding sequence ATGTATGACATAATTACAGAGCAACAACTTTTAAAATGGATTCATGCTATACAACAAGGTGAAAAAGAAACATTTAATCAACTATTAAATGTTTTTGAAAAAGACATCATAAAAAGATTGAACGCTTTAAGGTTATCTATTGAAGATAAAGAAGATATTGCACAGGTGATTAGATATAAATTATATAAGCAAGCGCTGACTTTTGATTTTCAAAAGGAGGAGTCTTTTGCTCATTGTGTGAACGTTATTATTAAAAATGCTAAAATTGATTATATACGTAAAACAAAAAGCGAGAAATATAAACTGCATACAGAATCGTTGCGTATAGATGAGCTAAGTAGTGAATCGTATAGTTTAGCGGAACGTATCTATGATATCAATGCTCCGTCGTTTGAAGATGCTATGTTAATAGAAAGTTTTCTATTATATTTATTTAAATGTAAAAAGTTAACTACTATGGAAGCAAACGTAGTAAAATTAACTTTGCAAGGAAAAACAAAAAAAGAAATATCGACAGAATTAAATATCCCAGTGAAGCATATATATAACGCACAATACCAATTAAAAAAGAAACTCAATAAAGCTGAAATTACTTCAGCTCTGTTTGACAATTAG
- the radA gene encoding DNA repair protein RadA: protein MAKKKVVFECLACGFQSPKWMGKCSNCGAWNQMEESIEQKETKGPKNTFKSDVPVQKIEKLKDIKEEDTPRIKTKINEFNRVLGGGVVQGSLVLIGGDPGIGKSTLLLQICAALSQQKNVLYVSGEESVKQTKLRAERLVEDSGELNVYAETNLEIIHSMVQKEKPDVLVIDSIQTVYHPEVTSAPGSVSQVRECTQNLMHIAKQMNIATFIVGHVTKDGQIAGPRLLEHMVDTVLYFEGDTHHAYRILRAVKNRFGSTNEMGIFEMKQTGLNEVTNPSEMFLEERTKHVSGSTIVATMEGTRPILVEVQALVTPTTFHNPRRMATGIDHNRLSLLMAVLEKKENFLLQQQDAYIKIAGGVKLSEPAVDLSIIIAIASSFQDKPTKGDDCYVGEVGLTGEVRRVARIDQRVQEAAKLGFKRIIIPKNNIKGLEFPEGTEVIGVSTTREALKLAFNA, encoded by the coding sequence ATGGCAAAAAAGAAAGTAGTATTTGAATGTTTAGCCTGCGGATTTCAATCTCCTAAATGGATGGGTAAATGCTCAAATTGTGGTGCGTGGAATCAAATGGAAGAATCTATTGAACAAAAAGAAACTAAAGGACCTAAAAATACATTTAAGTCAGATGTTCCAGTTCAAAAAATAGAAAAATTAAAAGATATTAAAGAAGAAGATACACCTAGAATAAAAACTAAAATTAATGAATTTAACCGTGTCTTAGGTGGGGGAGTCGTACAAGGTTCACTTGTATTAATAGGTGGAGACCCCGGAATTGGGAAATCTACATTACTATTACAAATATGTGCGGCACTATCCCAACAAAAGAATGTGTTATATGTATCAGGTGAAGAATCGGTAAAACAAACTAAACTAAGAGCAGAGCGTTTAGTTGAAGATTCTGGAGAATTAAATGTATATGCAGAAACGAATTTAGAGATTATACACAGTATGGTTCAAAAAGAAAAACCAGATGTATTAGTTATCGATTCTATTCAAACTGTTTATCATCCAGAAGTTACATCTGCGCCAGGTTCAGTTTCTCAAGTGAGAGAATGTACACAAAATTTAATGCACATAGCTAAACAAATGAATATAGCTACATTCATCGTTGGACATGTAACGAAAGATGGACAAATAGCTGGTCCAAGATTATTAGAACATATGGTAGATACCGTTTTATACTTTGAAGGTGATACACATCATGCTTATCGTATATTGAGAGCAGTTAAAAACCGTTTTGGTTCAACTAATGAAATGGGTATTTTTGAAATGAAACAAACTGGGCTTAATGAAGTAACGAACCCTTCAGAAATGTTTCTCGAAGAAAGAACGAAACATGTGTCTGGTTCGACCATTGTTGCGACGATGGAAGGGACAAGACCTATATTAGTTGAAGTCCAAGCACTTGTAACACCTACAACATTCCATAACCCACGAAGAATGGCTACAGGTATAGATCATAATAGATTAAGCTTGTTAATGGCCGTACTAGAGAAAAAAGAAAACTTCTTATTACAACAGCAAGATGCATATATTAAAATTGCTGGTGGTGTTAAATTGAGCGAGCCTGCTGTAGACTTAAGCATTATCATAGCGATAGCTTCAAGTTTCCAAGATAAACCAACTAAAGGTGATGATTGCTACGTTGGTGAAGTTGGTTTGACGGGTGAAGTAAGAAGGGTAGCAAGAATTGATCAAAGGGTCCAAGAAGCTGCTAAACTCGGATTTAAGCGTATTATTATACCTAAAAATAATATTAAAGGTTTAGAATTTCCAGAAGGCACTGAAGTGATTGGTGTATCAACGACAAGAGAAGCATTGAAACTTGCTTTTAATGCATAA
- the ispF gene encoding 2-C-methyl-D-erythritol 2,4-cyclodiphosphate synthase has protein sequence MFRIGYGYDVHEFDQTRPLIIGGIKVEHTHGLKGHSDADVLLHAITDAILGAASLGDIGKLFPDTDPTFKNADSKRLLNEAYKQVLKKGYKLGNVDATIIAEQPKFRPHIDKMRDAIASIFEVSIEDVNVKATTNEKLGFLGREEGIQAQAVVLLTSKE, from the coding sequence ATGTTTAGAATAGGTTATGGTTATGACGTACATGAATTTGATCAAACAAGGCCACTTATAATTGGTGGCATTAAAGTAGAACATACTCACGGATTAAAAGGGCATAGTGATGCTGATGTATTACTCCACGCAATTACGGATGCTATTCTTGGTGCTGCCAGTCTCGGTGATATAGGTAAACTTTTTCCAGATACAGATCCTACATTTAAAAATGCGGATTCAAAACGGTTATTAAATGAAGCTTATAAACAAGTTTTGAAAAAGGGATATAAACTTGGAAATGTAGATGCTACAATTATAGCTGAACAACCAAAATTTAGACCCCATATAGATAAGATGAGAGACGCAATTGCTTCAATATTTGAAGTGTCTATTGAGGATGTAAATGTGAAAGCGACTACTAATGAAAAATTAGGATTTCTAGGAAGAGAAGAAGGCATACAAGCGCAAGCTGTGGTATTATTAACAAGTAAAGAATAA
- a CDS encoding NYN domain-containing protein: MKDIYLIIDGYNLIGQSKELSSIAQVSLEEARDKLLITLINYNTQHDGEMIVVFDAYGVEGTESIEIKHGVKVVYTKGKETADSYIEKLTYELYRKHITHITVVTSDMSEQHAIFGSGAYRISSREMWSTIANQESVVTKHLSEIETKTPRNRLDLPDEVLQQFEKWRRNNK, from the coding sequence ATGAAAGATATCTATTTAATTATCGATGGCTATAATTTAATAGGGCAGTCAAAGGAGTTATCTTCAATTGCTCAAGTTTCTTTAGAAGAAGCGAGAGACAAACTGTTAATCACACTTATTAATTACAATACACAACATGATGGTGAGATGATTGTAGTTTTTGATGCTTATGGCGTAGAAGGCACAGAATCTATTGAAATTAAACATGGTGTAAAAGTGGTTTATACAAAAGGTAAAGAAACGGCAGATAGCTACATTGAGAAATTAACATATGAATTATATAGAAAGCACATCACACATATAACAGTAGTAACAAGTGATATGAGTGAACAACATGCTATTTTTGGTTCGGGTGCATATAGAATTTCTTCGAGAGAAATGTGGTCGACGATTGCCAATCAAGAATCTGTAGTAACAAAACACTTATCAGAAATAGAAACAAAAACACCTAGAAACAGATTGGACTTGCCAGATGAAGTTCTGCAGCAATTTGAAAAATGGAGAAGAAATAACAAATAA
- a CDS encoding PIN/TRAM domain-containing protein encodes MKILKGLIILCYLVIGSSLGIMVIPELINAFSIQPEEVLTNSYIDGLIGAVVIFLLFGFLIDKIVDMADQGEKYLLKRSILEIFFATIGVMIGLMIAVMVSFILEMIGAPVLKHILPIIIAAFLCYLGFQIGLQKREEILRLFPESISNSLMRQTTSKYAKILDTSAIIDGRILDVVKCRFIDGEILVPQGVIEELQVIADAKDSVKRDKGQRGLDILNSLKETDFSISIIEPTSTHKDVDALLITLAKKYNASIITTDYNLNKVCAVQGIKVLNVNDLSEAIKPVLHQGDIFDLLITKIGKEDDQGVGYLDDGTMVVIEKGRECIGKTITVEVMSLLQTSSGRIIFAKKVS; translated from the coding sequence ATGAAAATTTTAAAGGGACTAATCATATTGTGTTACTTAGTCATAGGTTCCTCGCTTGGTATTATGGTGATTCCAGAACTGATTAATGCGTTTAGTATCCAACCTGAAGAAGTGCTCACTAATTCATACATTGATGGTCTTATTGGAGCAGTTGTCATTTTCTTATTGTTTGGATTTTTAATAGATAAAATTGTAGACATGGCTGATCAAGGAGAAAAGTATTTATTAAAGAGAAGTATTCTTGAAATATTTTTTGCTACTATCGGTGTGATGATTGGTTTAATGATTGCGGTGATGGTCTCATTTATATTAGAAATGATCGGTGCGCCAGTCTTGAAACATATTTTACCAATAATTATTGCTGCTTTTTTATGTTATTTAGGATTTCAGATTGGCTTGCAAAAGCGTGAAGAGATATTACGATTATTTCCAGAAAGCATATCAAATTCATTAATGAGACAAACAACTTCAAAATACGCGAAAATTTTAGACACAAGTGCGATTATTGATGGACGAATTTTAGATGTTGTGAAATGTCGTTTTATAGATGGTGAAATACTTGTTCCTCAAGGTGTTATAGAAGAGTTGCAAGTAATTGCTGACGCTAAAGATAGTGTTAAACGAGATAAAGGTCAACGTGGATTAGATATTTTAAATTCACTTAAGGAAACGGATTTCTCAATTTCAATAATTGAACCAACTTCTACACATAAAGATGTAGATGCGCTATTAATTACTTTAGCTAAAAAATATAACGCGAGTATTATTACGACAGATTATAATTTGAATAAAGTTTGTGCTGTGCAAGGGATTAAAGTATTGAACGTTAACGATTTGTCAGAAGCTATCAAACCTGTCTTACATCAAGGAGATATTTTCGATTTATTAATCACGAAAATTGGTAAAGAAGATGATCAAGGTGTCGGGTATTTAGATGATGGGACAATGGTTGTTATTGAAAAAGGTAGAGAATGTATTGGTAAAACAATTACAGTTGAGGTTATGAGTTTATTACAAACGTCCTCTGGTAGAATCATATTTGCGAAGAAGGTGTCATAA
- a CDS encoding Mini-ribonuclease 3, whose protein sequence is MLNPLSLAYMGDSILDTYVRKHIILKIKGKPNRLHQLSKQYVSAKGQAFALNILIEESFFNEEELDIIKRGRNAKSYTKAKNTDIQTYRKSSAIEAVLGYLFLIDETERLEALINKMIEITEERVSANG, encoded by the coding sequence ATGTTAAATCCTTTATCTTTAGCGTATATGGGAGACTCGATTTTAGATACTTATGTCCGAAAGCATATTATTCTTAAAATTAAAGGTAAGCCGAATCGTTTACATCAATTATCTAAGCAATATGTTTCTGCAAAAGGACAAGCCTTTGCACTTAATATATTGATAGAAGAATCTTTTTTTAATGAAGAAGAATTAGATATTATTAAACGTGGTCGAAATGCAAAGAGTTATACGAAAGCTAAGAATACAGACATTCAGACCTATAGAAAAAGTTCGGCAATTGAAGCGGTTCTTGGCTATTTATTTTTAATAGATGAAACAGAACGATTAGAAGCACTAATAAATAAAATGATAGAAATTACAGAAGAAAGGGTGAGTGCGAATGGATGA
- the rlmB gene encoding 23S rRNA (guanosine(2251)-2'-O)-methyltransferase RlmB: protein MDESIIVGRHAVKEAITSGHTINKVLIQEGINKKQIGEILKIAKTEKIVVQTVPKSKIDYLTDVPHQGIAALIAPYPYKELEDFISETKDIDHQPCLLMLDGLEDPHNLGSIMRTADAIGIDGIIIPKRRSVQLNATVAKASTGAIQHVPVIRVTNLPHTIERLQDVGYWVAGTDAKNATDYRQMDAGMPLVIVIGSEGEGMSRLVKDKCDFLIKLPMVGHVNSLNASVAASLLMYEVYRKRHPIGQS from the coding sequence ATGGATGAATCCATCATTGTTGGTAGACATGCGGTAAAAGAGGCTATAACTTCAGGGCATACAATTAATAAAGTGCTTATTCAAGAAGGTATCAATAAGAAACAAATTGGTGAAATTTTAAAAATTGCAAAAACTGAAAAAATAGTTGTTCAAACTGTACCTAAATCAAAAATTGATTACCTGACAGATGTTCCACATCAAGGGATTGCTGCACTAATTGCACCATATCCATATAAAGAACTGGAAGATTTCATTTCCGAAACGAAAGATATAGATCATCAACCTTGCTTATTAATGTTAGATGGTTTAGAAGATCCACATAATTTAGGCTCAATAATGAGAACTGCTGATGCTATCGGCATTGATGGAATTATCATACCGAAAAGAAGATCAGTTCAGCTAAATGCAACTGTAGCTAAAGCGTCTACTGGCGCAATTCAACATGTTCCAGTAATTCGAGTTACAAATTTACCGCATACTATTGAACGTCTTCAAGATGTGGGCTATTGGGTTGCGGGTACTGATGCTAAGAATGCAACAGACTATCGCCAAATGGATGCTGGAATGCCGTTAGTAATTGTTATTGGTAGTGAAGGTGAAGGAATGAGTCGACTAGTTAAAGATAAGTGTGACTTTCTTATTAAATTACCAATGGTCGGGCACGTAAACAGTTTAAATGCATCAGTTGCGGCAAGTCTATTGATGTATGAAGTATATCGTAAAAGGCATCCTATAGGTCAGTCATAA
- the cysE gene encoding serine O-acetyltransferase encodes MFRRVKDDIQMVFDQDPAARSSFEIVMTYSGLHAIWSYLIANWFFKKKMYFIARSISQISRFFTGVEIHPGATIGKRLFIDHGMGIVIGETCRIGNNVTIYQGVTLGGTGKERGKRHPDIGDNVLIAAGAKVLGNIEVGSNVNIGANSVVLKDVPDYSTVVGIPGRIVKQDGLKVGKNFNHTNLPDPIYEQLKELERQLEKTKNGEIVDDYVI; translated from the coding sequence ATGTTTAGAAGAGTCAAAGATGATATTCAAATGGTATTTGATCAAGACCCAGCAGCAAGGTCTTCATTTGAAATCGTTATGACTTACTCAGGGCTGCATGCTATATGGAGTTATTTGATTGCAAATTGGTTCTTTAAAAAGAAAATGTACTTTATTGCAAGATCAATATCGCAAATATCTCGATTCTTTACAGGTGTCGAGATTCATCCAGGCGCTACTATTGGAAAGAGGTTATTTATAGACCATGGTATGGGGATTGTAATAGGTGAAACATGTCGTATTGGAAACAATGTGACAATCTACCAAGGTGTGACACTAGGCGGAACTGGTAAAGAGCGAGGGAAAAGACATCCCGATATCGGTGATAATGTTTTAATAGCTGCTGGTGCAAAAGTACTTGGCAATATAGAAGTTGGAAGTAATGTGAATATTGGAGCGAACTCAGTCGTGTTAAAAGATGTTCCAGATTACTCTACTGTTGTTGGCATACCAGGTAGAATTGTTAAGCAAGACGGATTGAAAGTCGGTAAGAACTTTAATCATACTAATTTACCAGATCCTATATATGAACAATTAAAAGAATTGGAACGTCAACTTGAAAAGACGAAGAATGGAGAGATTGTTGATGATTACGTTATATAA
- the cysS gene encoding cysteine--tRNA ligase, with the protein MITLYNTLTRQKEKFIPIEEGKVKMYVCGPTVYNYIHIGNARATVAFDVVRRYLEYRGYDVQYVSNFTDVDDKLIKTANELGETVPEIADRFIEAFYEDTGALNCKRGTSNPRVMDHMDDIIAFIKVLVEKGYAYESGGDVYYRTRRFDDYGKLSHQSLDDLKVGARIETGEQKEDELDFTLWKQAKPGEIKWDSPWGEGRPGWHIECSVMAQVHLGDTIDIHAGGTDLQFPHHENEIAQSEAHNDKTFANYWMHNGFVNINNEKMSKSLGNFILVHDIIKEIDPDVLRFFMVGAHYRNPINYDLDLVQSANKGLERIRNSYKSLTDRESFALRENDETNQYIENINQILLDFETYMDDDFNTANAMTAWYDLNKLANKYLLENTTSTQTIQRFKEVYQVFSDVLGVPLVGKAQNELLDEEIEALIEERNEARKAKNFQRADEIRDALKEQNIILEDTAQGVRFKRG; encoded by the coding sequence ATGATTACGTTATATAATACGTTAACGAGACAAAAGGAAAAATTTATTCCCATTGAAGAAGGGAAAGTAAAGATGTATGTTTGTGGTCCAACTGTTTACAACTACATTCATATAGGGAATGCTAGAGCGACAGTTGCCTTTGATGTTGTAAGGAGATATTTAGAATATCGTGGATATGATGTTCAATATGTATCTAACTTTACTGATGTTGATGATAAATTAATTAAGACCGCAAATGAATTAGGTGAAACAGTACCTGAAATTGCAGATCGTTTTATAGAAGCATTCTACGAAGACACTGGGGCATTAAATTGTAAACGTGGTACGTCTAATCCAAGAGTTATGGATCATATGGACGATATCATTGCTTTTATAAAGGTGCTTGTGGAAAAAGGATATGCATATGAAAGTGGCGGCGATGTTTATTATCGTACGCGACGTTTTGATGACTATGGTAAGTTAAGTCACCAATCTTTAGACGACTTAAAAGTTGGTGCAAGAATTGAAACTGGTGAACAAAAAGAAGACGAACTAGACTTCACATTATGGAAACAAGCTAAACCCGGCGAAATTAAATGGGATAGTCCATGGGGTGAAGGCAGACCAGGATGGCATATAGAATGTTCAGTAATGGCACAAGTTCACTTAGGTGATACAATTGACATCCATGCAGGTGGGACAGATTTACAATTCCCTCACCATGAAAATGAAATAGCACAATCAGAAGCGCACAATGACAAGACCTTCGCTAATTATTGGATGCATAATGGTTTTGTAAATATAAATAATGAAAAAATGAGTAAATCATTAGGGAACTTTATTTTAGTGCATGACATTATTAAAGAAATTGACCCAGATGTATTAAGGTTCTTTATGGTTGGTGCGCATTATAGAAATCCAATCAACTATGATTTGGATCTCGTTCAGTCGGCAAATAAAGGGTTAGAAAGAATACGTAATAGTTATAAATCATTAACGGATAGAGAAAGTTTTGCATTACGTGAAAATGATGAAACGAATCAATATATTGAAAACATCAATCAAATATTACTAGACTTTGAAACATATATGGATGATGATTTTAATACTGCTAATGCTATGACAGCTTGGTATGATTTAAATAAATTAGCGAATAAATACTTATTAGAAAATACAACTTCAACACAAACTATTCAACGCTTTAAAGAAGTATATCAAGTTTTTAGCGACGTATTAGGTGTGCCTTTAGTTGGTAAAGCTCAAAATGAATTGTTAGATGAAGAAATTGAAGCGTTAATAGAAGAGCGTAATGAAGCAAGAAAAGCTAAAAATTTCCAAAGAGCCGATGAAATTAGAGATGCGCTTAAAGAACAAAACATTATTCTTGAAGACACAGCTCAAGGTGTGAGGTTTAAACGTGGATAA